The window TCCGGCTCATTTTGGCTACTTTGTCGGAGATATTTGCCAACAAGCCACGTTAGAAGAAGCGTTAGCTCAATGTGATCGGATGTTTGGCAGTATCACGATTTTACTGAATACTGCGGGCATTCTGGATGACTATTTACCGCTTCATAAGACAGATGAAGACTTATGGGATGCTATATATGAGACAAATGTAAAAAGTATGTATCGCCTGACAAGGTTAGTGTTACCTCAGATGTTAGCCAATAAAAGAGGAACGATTATCAATATGACATCAATTGCCGGGATGATTGCTGGTGGCGGTGGTATTGCTTATACCATGTCGAAACATGCTGTTGCAGGATTCACTAAACAACTGGCGCTTGATTATGCCGCACAAGGGATAACGGTTAAAGGAATAGCGCCAGGGGCTATCCAAACTGCTATGACGAAAGCTGATTTTTTAGGAGATGGTGAGATGGCAAAATGGGTGGCTAATGAGACACCTGTTAAGCGTTGGGCGCAACCTGAGGAAGTAGCGGAACTAACCTTATTTTTAGCGACGCCACAAGCAAGCTATCTTCAGGGAGTTATTGTCCCAATTGATGGTGGTTGGTTAATAAAATAAGGTTGATTATTTGTTGAAAACCTGTATGCTATTAATGAGCGAAAAAAATTCGCACTACAACACTTCAGTCGGAGATTTTCCCATCCTTTGGTTGTAGTTATTAACAAGTTTAGCTTGTAAAGGAGAACGAATATGAATGAATCAAGAGAAGGCGCACGTCGTCAATTCAACACGAAAGAAATTGCCACAATCGGCGTAGTCACAGGATTATATGTCGTGATTACCTTATTTTTGTCGGTCATAAGTTTTGGTGCGTTGCAATTACGGTTGGCAGAAATGTTTAATTATTTATCTTTGTACAACAAAAAATATGTATGGGCAGTGACACTTGGTGTGGCAATAGCTAACATCTTCTCGCCATTAGGAGTGATTGATGTTGCGGTAGGAAGTGTTTGCACGTTTTTAGTCCTACAATTTAATTTATTTATTACAAGAAATATGACGTCAATGCCACTAAAGTTAGCGGTGACGGCTGTTATATTTGCTATTTCCATGTTTACGGTTTCCGGCCAATTAACCATTATGTATCAGGCACCATTTTTTATTAACTGGTTAGCAATTGGCCTAGGAGAATTATTCTCAATGACAGTAGGTGGTGTCTTAATCCACTGGATCTCAAAAAAAATAGATTTAACTAAATAATTAATTAGAATAGAGCAATAAATTAGTCAAATGGGAAAATAATGATGGGGCACGTGTTTGCGTGTCCTTTTGTTATTGTTTGACATTCGTTAGGTACCTATGTATACTGCTAAGAGGAAATGACAAGAAAGGAGCTATTATATGGAGAATGAAAAATTAGTAGAGTTGTTTTTTGAAATTAACCGATTAAATCGTCGTTATACAGAAAAGAAATACGGGAATTTGACCCCTATGCGAGGGCAGTACCGTTGTTTATTAGCCTTAGATAATAGAGGAACACTTAGCCAAAAAGAACTAGCAGAAGTTTTACAAATTCGTTCAACCTCGGCAGGAGAATTAATTGCTAAATTAGAACAAAAAGGCTATGTTTCTAAAAAAGTATCACCAAATGACAAACGTGTGAGTATTATTTCTTTAACAGAAGAAGGACGTATTCAAGCTGAACTGGTGAAGAAAAAGAGAATAGAAGCACATAAAGAAATGGTCTCAATTCTTGAAGAAGATGAGAAAGAAAATTTTTATCAGATTTTATCAAAAATAGAACGGTATTATCTGGAGATGGAGGAAGAATTGTTTGAATAACTTAGTTTTAACCGATAAAAGACGCACGATGATTTTTATTAATATCGTGATTACGTGTATCGCCTTAACGATGCTAGCTACAGCGTTAACAACAGCTTTACCCGCTATTGTATCGGATTTATCTATTGATATGACAATGGGGCAATGGTTGACGAGTGGTTACTCGTTAGCGATGGGGATTGTCATGCCTTTAACAGCATTTTTAATTACTCGTTTTCCAACTAAAAAATTATACATCAGTGGGTTATTGTTAGCCTTGATAGGGTTATTATTGTGTGCAACAGCAACCAATTTTCCGATGATGATGTTTGCGCGTGTGTTGCAAGCAACGGGTAACGGAATTTTAACATCGATGGCGCAGGTTATTTTATTGACGATCTATCCGCCTGAAAAACGTGGTGCTATCATGGGATGGTATGGCTTATCATTAAGTGCTGCCCCTGTTGTAGCACCAACGCTTGCGGGTATGATTGTCGACTTGTGGAATTGGCGTATGATTTTTTACGTTGTCATGGTGGTAGTAGTGATTTCACTGATTTGGGCCTGGAAAGTGTTTGATAATGTATTAGAAATTTCTGTTAAGTCGTTTGATGTGAGTTCCTTTGCGTTGAGCGCAATTGGTTTTAGTGGAATTACATTAGGAATTGGTAATTTAGGCACGTATTCATTGGCAAGTTTTAATGCGGGAGGTATGTTACTAATAGGTATACTAGCTTTAGTAATATTTGCCCGACGTCAATTCAAGCTAGCACAACCGTTTTTAGATTTACGTGTCTTTAAAAACAAAGAATATACGATGAGTGTGATTGGTAGTATGTTGCTGTATCTTGTGATGATGGGGTCAACAATGATTTTACCGTTATATATTCAAACGATTTTAGGCAAGTCAGCGACTGTTTCAGGATTGGTTGTTTTACCTGGTTCATTGGTGATGGCGTTTATT is drawn from Vagococcus xieshaowenii and contains these coding sequences:
- a CDS encoding 3-oxoacyl-ACP reductase translates to MRNKYLDLANQVVLVTGAASGIGLSQVEAFLGQEAYVFGVDCQEGKMLELTKKYPAHFGYFVGDICQQATLEEALAQCDRMFGSITILLNTAGILDDYLPLHKTDEDLWDAIYETNVKSMYRLTRLVLPQMLANKRGTIINMTSIAGMIAGGGGIAYTMSKHAVAGFTKQLALDYAAQGITVKGIAPGAIQTAMTKADFLGDGEMAKWVANETPVKRWAQPEEVAELTLFLATPQASYLQGVIVPIDGGWLIK
- a CDS encoding QueT transporter family protein; amino-acid sequence: MNESREGARRQFNTKEIATIGVVTGLYVVITLFLSVISFGALQLRLAEMFNYLSLYNKKYVWAVTLGVAIANIFSPLGVIDVAVGSVCTFLVLQFNLFITRNMTSMPLKLAVTAVIFAISMFTVSGQLTIMYQAPFFINWLAIGLGELFSMTVGGVLIHWISKKIDLTK
- a CDS encoding MarR family winged helix-turn-helix transcriptional regulator; protein product: MENEKLVELFFEINRLNRRYTEKKYGNLTPMRGQYRCLLALDNRGTLSQKELAEVLQIRSTSAGELIAKLEQKGYVSKKVSPNDKRVSIISLTEEGRIQAELVKKKRIEAHKEMVSILEEDEKENFYQILSKIERYYLEMEEELFE
- a CDS encoding MDR family MFS transporter produces the protein MLATALTTALPAIVSDLSIDMTMGQWLTSGYSLAMGIVMPLTAFLITRFPTKKLYISGLLLALIGLLLCATATNFPMMMFARVLQATGNGILTSMAQVILLTIYPPEKRGAIMGWYGLSLSAAPVVAPTLAGMIVDLWNWRMIFYVVMVVVVISLIWAWKVFDNVLEISVKSFDVSSFALSAIGFSGITLGIGNLGTYSLASFNAGGMLLIGILALVIFARRQFKLAQPFLDLRVFKNKEYTMSVIGSMLLYLVMMGSTMILPLYIQTILGKSATVSGLVVLPGSLVMAFISPIAGKMYDKMGMKVLTIIGASCLTLSNAGMFFVTDQTSIIVSGVLNALRCAAIGCLMMPFVTWGSSNVPKQLMAHGTALLTSLRTISGAIGTAVFVSVMHNIASHSNLGSQTINEMHGLNMTFLIMSGISVFLLVMGLTMKNKTK